In Aequorivita sp. H23M31, a single window of DNA contains:
- a CDS encoding LytR/AlgR family response regulator transcription factor, whose amino-acid sequence MTVIIIEDEKPSARYLKRMLEKQNVNVNQMLHSVGEAVEWFQNNPHPDLIFLDIQLSDGLSFEIFDTIEIKSAIIFTTAFDEYALQAFKLNSIDYLLKPIDSEELQIAVEKYKNFKPNSQNVQFNFEDIKKLLINPVEQEYKKRFTTKIGQHIKMIPVDEIECFYSENKGTYAHTTDGRNYLLETTLEQLETELSPETFFRISRKFYININSIKDIISYTNSRLQLKMNSYSEHEVIVARERVRDFKLWLE is encoded by the coding sequence ATGACCGTCATTATCATCGAAGATGAAAAGCCTTCCGCCCGTTACTTAAAACGGATGCTCGAAAAACAGAATGTAAACGTAAATCAAATGCTTCATAGCGTTGGCGAAGCAGTAGAGTGGTTTCAAAATAACCCACATCCAGATTTAATTTTTCTGGATATTCAATTGAGCGATGGACTGTCATTCGAGATATTTGATACAATCGAAATAAAAAGTGCCATTATCTTTACTACCGCTTTTGATGAATATGCCCTTCAAGCGTTTAAGCTGAATAGTATAGATTATCTTCTAAAACCCATTGATTCCGAGGAGCTTCAAATTGCCGTGGAGAAATATAAAAACTTTAAGCCCAATTCGCAAAATGTCCAATTCAATTTTGAGGATATAAAAAAGTTGCTTATTAATCCGGTAGAACAAGAGTATAAAAAACGTTTTACCACTAAAATAGGGCAACATATTAAAATGATTCCGGTGGATGAAATTGAATGTTTCTATTCTGAAAATAAGGGTACATATGCCCATACCACCGACGGACGGAATTATCTTTTGGAAACAACTTTAGAACAATTGGAGACAGAACTTTCCCCCGAAACCTTTTTCCGTATTAGCCGAAAATTCTATATCAATATCAATTCCATAAAAGACATAATCTCGTATACAAATTCGCGGTTGCAATTAAAAATGAACAGTTATAGCGAGCATGAAGTAATCGTAGCCCGTGAACGAGTAAGGGATTTTAAGTTGTGGTTGGAATAG
- a CDS encoding 2TM domain-containing protein: METKKSLKYLRAHKKVEILKHFYSHLAVFIIINTGIILVLANAFGKGPTYFSKWEVYFTLFFWGIGILFHALYVLFEITFRGGFLKRWEDRKMKQFLEEDRWSEFEN; the protein is encoded by the coding sequence ATGGAAACCAAGAAAAGTTTAAAATATCTTAGAGCTCACAAAAAAGTTGAAATTTTAAAGCATTTCTATAGTCATCTGGCAGTTTTTATAATTATCAATACAGGGATTATTCTTGTGTTAGCAAACGCTTTTGGTAAGGGACCAACTTATTTTTCAAAATGGGAAGTCTATTTCACGCTTTTCTTTTGGGGCATCGGTATTTTATTTCATGCATTGTATGTTCTTTTTGAAATTACTTTTAGAGGTGGCTTCTTAAAACGTTGGGAAGATAGAAAGATGAAGCAATTTTTGGAAGAAGATAGGTGGAGTGAATTTGAAAATTGA
- a CDS encoding anti-sigma factor, protein MTNNTSTVNQKHGPNWTAILGWAVAILCIAGIFWMQKQKNELEETIQTVNTENVVLKSEKNTAESQLASNSEMLNILRSKDFQTFTLIGNQAVAPQAFSKIYWNKKEKLAYVDVFGLPAPPLDKVYQVWSLKKDSFLPTNAGLIPEVDKAKSELYQLDNFPEPEILCITLENKGGSKSPSMSQIYVMDPM, encoded by the coding sequence ATGACAAACAATACCTCAACAGTTAATCAAAAACATGGGCCAAACTGGACAGCGATTTTAGGTTGGGCGGTAGCGATTCTTTGTATTGCCGGAATTTTCTGGATGCAAAAACAGAAAAACGAACTAGAAGAAACCATCCAAACCGTCAATACGGAAAATGTAGTATTAAAGAGTGAAAAGAATACGGCCGAATCCCAACTTGCATCCAACAGTGAAATGCTGAACATTTTAAGGTCTAAAGATTTCCAAACTTTTACCCTTATTGGAAACCAAGCGGTGGCACCCCAAGCTTTTTCAAAAATATATTGGAATAAGAAAGAAAAACTTGCTTATGTTGACGTTTTCGGTCTTCCCGCTCCTCCATTGGATAAGGTTTACCAAGTCTGGTCTTTAAAAAAAGATTCCTTTTTACCAACAAATGCAGGGCTTATTCCAGAAGTAGATAAAGCTAAAAGTGAATTATATCAACTTGACAATTTTCCAGAGCCTGAAATCTTATGCATTACCCTTGAAAACAAAGGAGGGAGTAAAAGTCCTAGCATGTCCCAGATTTACGTTATGGATCCAATGTAG
- a CDS encoding 2TM domain-containing protein — protein sequence MESFENENKYLRAKRRVDKIKKFYTSLTFYVIFIFFLATLNYYVNELRNPWFLWAAFGWGIGLFFQAMKAFDWFSYFGKDWEERKLKKFMEEEERNNRNF from the coding sequence ATGGAATCTTTTGAAAATGAAAATAAATATTTAAGGGCGAAGCGCCGCGTAGATAAAATTAAGAAATTCTATACTAGCTTAACTTTCTATGTAATCTTTATATTTTTTCTTGCCACACTAAATTACTATGTCAACGAATTGCGCAATCCTTGGTTTTTATGGGCTGCTTTTGGCTGGGGCATCGGACTCTTTTTCCAGGCAATGAAGGCATTTGATTGGTTTTCTTACTTTGGAAAGGATTGGGAAGAGCGTAAGTTGAAAAAATTTATGGAAGAAGAAGAAAGGAATAATCGGAATTTTTAA
- a CDS encoding 2TM domain-containing protein: MELFRHFIKAFIVGIIVFIILALVQYANGYTFSDLGEILRWFVFNQIYAVILYLVNAYYFKFLLKWFPNAVFKTKNLLKGAFGGIFLTLITLFFIRITTETLIFGRTLDDFFAREQIANYYVGFTISVVVTSIFYTVYYYRNKQETKVTEQKIIAGTASAKFDALKNQLDPHFLFNSLNVLTSLIEENPEAATRFTTSLSKVYRYVLEQKNKELVTLEEELKFAQLYMSLLSVRFEDSIVFTSPKNLRNPQAKVVPLSLQLLLENAVKHNQVTPTKKLYIAISEKEGMLVVTNNIQMKQALKESTGVGLKNIRDRYALLTERSVEIHENRMEFRVAIPILDENIRIMNSQETFISEKRYQRAKKRVEELKVFYMHFGIYLVFIPIFIYLNFLSRAGFPWAIFPILGWGFGLASHAAETFNYNPFFGKKWEEEKIRQFMDKED; encoded by the coding sequence ATGGAACTGTTTAGACATTTTATAAAAGCTTTTATTGTTGGAATTATCGTGTTCATTATATTGGCGCTCGTTCAATATGCCAATGGATATACTTTCTCAGATTTAGGGGAGATTTTGCGATGGTTTGTCTTTAACCAAATCTATGCGGTAATTCTTTATCTAGTAAATGCTTATTATTTCAAGTTCTTATTGAAATGGTTTCCCAACGCCGTGTTTAAAACTAAAAACTTATTGAAAGGCGCATTTGGAGGAATCTTTCTTACTCTAATTACCCTATTCTTTATTCGGATTACAACCGAAACCTTGATTTTTGGCAGAACTTTAGACGACTTTTTTGCCAGGGAACAAATTGCAAACTATTATGTAGGCTTTACCATTTCCGTAGTCGTAACCTCTATTTTCTACACGGTTTATTATTACCGAAATAAGCAGGAAACAAAAGTAACAGAACAAAAAATAATTGCCGGTACGGCATCTGCAAAATTTGACGCTCTTAAAAATCAACTTGACCCGCATTTTCTTTTCAATAGTTTAAATGTGTTAACCAGTTTAATTGAGGAGAATCCTGAAGCTGCAACCCGCTTCACAACTTCTCTTTCCAAGGTTTATCGATATGTTTTGGAGCAGAAAAATAAGGAACTGGTTACTCTTGAGGAAGAGTTGAAATTTGCACAACTATATATGTCGCTTTTAAGTGTAAGATTTGAGGATAGTATCGTTTTTACCTCACCGAAAAATCTTCGGAATCCACAAGCTAAAGTGGTGCCTTTATCTCTTCAGCTGTTGTTGGAGAATGCCGTAAAGCACAATCAGGTTACTCCCACGAAAAAACTCTATATAGCTATTTCTGAAAAAGAGGGGATGTTGGTTGTTACCAATAATATTCAAATGAAACAGGCATTAAAAGAGAGCACGGGAGTTGGGCTTAAAAACATTCGTGATCGCTATGCTCTACTCACCGAAAGATCGGTCGAGATACATGAAAACCGAATGGAATTTAGAGTAGCCATTCCAATATTAGATGAAAACATAAGAATTATGAATTCACAAGAAACCTTCATTTCAGAAAAGAGATACCAACGGGCAAAAAAACGTGTAGAAGAACTAAAAGTGTTCTATATGCATTTTGGAATCTATCTGGTTTTTATCCCAATTTTTATTTATCTCAATTTTCTTTCCCGGGCGGGATTTCCTTGGGCAATATTTCCAATCCTGGGATGGGGATTTGGTCTGGCCAGCCACGCTGCCGAAACTTTCAATTATAATCCCTTTTTCGGCAAGAAATGGGAAGAGGAAAAAATACGTCAGTTTATGGACAAAGAAGATTAG
- a CDS encoding M36 family metallopeptidase produces MKKNTFFAFLTWICIISSPLAAQNFSGTIQKQLNDLVENGRLQDQDTQWLITSESVSRVSGIQHLYFVQSLNDLEIYGTDSGIHISQNGEIVSQNNKFIKNTANLISGNTSPQLTAAQAVQAAASRLNYRLSEPLQVLTQARGASAETLLSDGGISKRPIPAKLVYAKTDNGQLVLAWDLSIESVTETAWWSVRIDASTGAIVNRANWISSCNFEHDHSDDIVELDYNANLYDIPNYKDISNDGAANCTECYEVFALPLESPYYGIRTIESQPANTLASPYGWHDTNGIVGAEHTVTRGNNVNAYEDGDNYGYQPNGGANLDFTGYPFSQNYSPSTQYEDAAITNLFYICNVFHDIMYQFGFDEISGNFQHNNYGRGGLGNDSVKAEAQDGSGTCNANFGTGPDGEAPTMQMYICNDKDGDFDALVIMHEYGHGVSVRLTGGAGSAGCLNNNEQMGEGWSDFFGTLLTMKATDQPEDPRAVGTYLFGQGINGGGIRDYPYSTDMSVNPQTYDFIKTAAVPHGVGSVWAQMLWEMTWGLIDAHGFDSNPYNFTGNVNVDKGNTQALALVTEGLKLQPCSPGFIDGRDAILAADQAIYGGANQCIIWDAFAKRGLGASASQGSSMSVGDGVQAFDTPSQLAALSIFEEVCISAEIMTGLRGGTPYGGIYSGPGVTDDGNGSSFSFNPTAAGVGVHTITYNVPAGPCSAASSAIDTVEVLAIPDGPSTTGVTNFCMGESVTVTATPVDPSNVIRWYDAATGGNFLSEGTSYTFTPTASTDVYALETPPGPLSQLVVSEIGIGNTNKFEIQNVGIATDYTGYKVAISGIPFFGINFKNSIVKTLGNMAADSVVDYNDNGGAGYWGSFIWWDSSFPGWIVIIDPSGNVVDSVFWNYSASQIASFNVEIGGFNITAANLDWIGMGATLSADCGSESFRRHGDTNTAADWPGLCETADFGIPNTDIDMGPPGCIADRSVAVVSLDSLAPVITCPANISVSINTGAQYTIPDFTATTTVTDNCPDFVVSQSPVAGSQVGLGVTTITMTATDSANNSSLCTFTVTVDDAMGISEAEFSENILLYPNPTTGLVILKNKTSAKLQTLRILDVNGRVIKTLDISSVAMETTISLETLASGMYFVEINTATTSIVKNIVRQ; encoded by the coding sequence ATGAAAAAAAATACTTTTTTTGCCTTTCTAACCTGGATTTGTATTATTTCCTCTCCTTTGGCCGCCCAGAACTTTTCGGGAACCATTCAGAAACAATTAAACGATTTAGTTGAAAATGGACGACTCCAGGATCAAGATACGCAATGGCTTATCACTAGCGAAAGTGTGAGCCGAGTAAGTGGAATCCAACATTTGTATTTCGTTCAATCCTTAAACGATCTCGAAATTTATGGAACTGATTCGGGAATTCATATTTCGCAAAATGGAGAAATAGTTTCCCAAAACAATAAATTCATAAAGAATACTGCAAATCTAATTTCTGGCAATACTTCCCCACAGCTAACGGCTGCTCAAGCAGTGCAGGCGGCTGCATCACGACTTAACTATAGACTTTCCGAACCGCTTCAAGTATTGACTCAGGCTCGGGGGGCTTCCGCGGAAACTCTTTTGAGCGATGGAGGAATTTCCAAAAGACCTATTCCCGCCAAGTTGGTGTACGCAAAAACGGATAATGGGCAATTGGTTTTGGCCTGGGATCTTTCGATAGAATCTGTTACCGAAACTGCATGGTGGAGCGTTAGGATAGATGCCAGCACAGGAGCTATCGTAAATCGGGCCAACTGGATATCTAGTTGCAATTTTGAGCATGATCATAGTGATGATATTGTGGAATTGGATTATAATGCCAATTTATATGACATACCAAATTATAAAGATATTAGTAATGATGGTGCGGCAAATTGTACGGAGTGCTATGAAGTTTTCGCATTACCTTTGGAAAGCCCTTACTATGGCATCCGTACCATTGAAAGCCAACCTGCCAATACCTTGGCATCTCCCTATGGCTGGCATGACACAAATGGAATTGTTGGTGCGGAGCACACGGTTACCCGCGGAAATAACGTGAACGCCTATGAGGATGGCGATAATTACGGCTATCAACCCAATGGAGGGGCGAATTTGGATTTTACCGGATATCCATTCAGTCAGAATTACAGTCCCAGCACGCAATATGAAGATGCCGCTATTACCAATCTTTTTTATATATGTAATGTTTTCCATGACATAATGTATCAATTTGGTTTTGATGAGATTAGTGGAAATTTTCAACATAATAATTATGGTAGAGGCGGTTTAGGAAACGATTCCGTAAAAGCTGAAGCGCAAGATGGCTCGGGAACCTGTAATGCAAATTTTGGAACGGGACCCGATGGGGAGGCCCCAACCATGCAAATGTATATCTGCAACGATAAGGATGGAGATTTTGATGCCCTCGTTATTATGCATGAATACGGGCACGGAGTTTCCGTTCGACTTACGGGAGGAGCTGGATCTGCTGGATGTCTCAACAATAATGAGCAAATGGGAGAAGGCTGGAGCGACTTTTTCGGAACACTGCTTACCATGAAGGCTACAGACCAACCCGAAGATCCAAGAGCCGTCGGTACTTACCTTTTTGGTCAAGGAATTAATGGTGGCGGGATCCGAGATTATCCATATAGTACCGATATGTCAGTTAATCCACAAACGTACGATTTTATTAAAACTGCGGCCGTTCCCCACGGGGTCGGTTCCGTTTGGGCACAGATGTTATGGGAAATGACATGGGGATTGATCGACGCACATGGTTTTGATTCTAACCCTTATAACTTTACCGGAAATGTAAATGTGGATAAGGGAAATACCCAAGCATTAGCTTTGGTAACGGAGGGTCTGAAACTACAACCATGCAGTCCTGGATTTATTGATGGCCGAGATGCCATTCTTGCTGCAGATCAAGCAATTTATGGAGGTGCAAACCAATGTATTATTTGGGATGCTTTCGCGAAACGAGGCTTGGGTGCAAGTGCCAGTCAAGGTTCCTCAATGAGTGTTGGCGATGGAGTTCAGGCTTTTGATACGCCCTCCCAATTGGCCGCACTTTCAATTTTCGAGGAAGTTTGTATTTCTGCCGAAATAATGACTGGATTAAGAGGTGGCACCCCTTACGGTGGGATCTATAGCGGTCCTGGCGTTACCGATGATGGCAATGGCTCAAGTTTTTCATTCAATCCTACGGCAGCTGGGGTGGGTGTCCATACAATTACATATAACGTGCCGGCAGGACCTTGTTCTGCTGCCTCTTCTGCCATAGATACCGTGGAGGTTTTGGCGATTCCTGATGGACCCTCCACTACCGGTGTAACGAATTTCTGTATGGGAGAAAGTGTTACAGTTACAGCCACTCCTGTAGATCCTTCCAATGTAATAAGATGGTATGACGCCGCAACTGGAGGAAATTTCCTTTCAGAAGGTACTTCTTATACTTTTACTCCAACTGCTTCAACTGATGTTTATGCACTGGAAACCCCACCAGGTCCATTATCTCAACTGGTGGTATCGGAGATTGGAATTGGTAACACAAATAAATTTGAGATACAAAATGTTGGAATTGCTACAGATTATACTGGTTATAAAGTAGCGATTAGCGGTATTCCATTTTTTGGAATTAATTTTAAGAACTCTATTGTCAAAACACTTGGAAACATGGCGGCCGATTCCGTCGTAGATTACAATGATAATGGCGGGGCTGGATATTGGGGTAGTTTTATCTGGTGGGATAGCTCGTTTCCAGGATGGATTGTAATTATAGACCCATCGGGGAACGTTGTTGATTCGGTATTTTGGAATTATTCGGCTTCTCAGATAGCTTCATTTAATGTGGAAATAGGAGGGTTTAATATAACCGCCGCCAATTTGGATTGGATTGGAATGGGTGCGACTTTAAGCGCCGATTGTGGTTCAGAATCCTTTAGAAGACACGGAGATACCAACACTGCCGCCGATTGGCCGGGACTTTGTGAAACAGCGGATTTTGGAATCCCCAACACGGATATAGATATGGGACCTCCGGGATGTATAGCAGACCGTAGCGTTGCTGTGGTGTCGTTAGATAGCCTTGCTCCTGTAATTACTTGTCCCGCAAATATCTCGGTTTCAATAAACACGGGTGCCCAATATACTATTCCAGATTTCACTGCTACAACAACCGTAACAGATAATTGTCCTGATTTTGTTGTGTCACAGTCTCCTGTTGCAGGTTCACAAGTAGGGTTAGGAGTTACAACAATTACAATGACCGCTACAGACTCCGCAAATAATTCTTCACTTTGTACTTTTACAGTTACCGTGGATGATGCAATGGGAATCAGTGAGGCTGAATTTTCTGAAAACATTCTTCTTTATCCTAATCCAACAACCGGTTTGGTTATTTTAAAGAATAAAACTTCGGCTAAATTGCAAACGCTGAGAATCTTGGATGTGAATGGAAGGGTCATAAAAACTTTAGACATTTCCTCTGTGGCGATGGAAACAACAATTTCATTGGAGACTCTTGCATCAGGTATGTATTTCGTTGAGATTAATACAGCTACAACAAGTATTGTAAAAAATATAGTAAGACAATAA
- a CDS encoding LETM1-related biofilm-associated protein, with translation MYGYDLKRHLSNHKLSSIAVKIIILKDMNPSAPDWILKFLDLFDRKELVHRFENDNEFYDALKSAGFIYGISISSLPERNIKHLKLTKEELTKVNLFHALFYQYSKLNPKAEDLDAIKSILAFYREVEKGKIGFFHKFSLSHSPSHSLENILSARLQEGNALLKKNSLSLLTYALLFLDVMAYKHWLHDPKNIKEVYQHLEERVLNYCFYSLKSKQKKSKYDKLLIELYESSNEYVTSGNTVQDGTLSNRNTNLNKFSAIGKKYILDMCCLTIWEDFKLDETEHRYLLQIVDILELNKKEFERSLGELSDFSEKYTNKIVLFDYTSPVKQFYKQSASTVKLLIMRNKDRLVRELEESGELMVLLGQSTLRDLSVEEKSKVKDQLLDICKTIPSLTIFLLPGGSVLMPLLVKFIPKLLPSAFQDNRIDTKK, from the coding sequence ATGTACGGATATGATTTAAAAAGACATCTATCTAATCATAAACTTAGCTCCATTGCGGTAAAAATAATCATTCTGAAAGATATGAACCCTTCGGCACCTGATTGGATATTGAAATTTTTGGATCTTTTCGACAGAAAGGAGTTGGTGCATCGTTTTGAGAATGATAATGAATTCTATGATGCCCTAAAATCCGCTGGCTTTATTTACGGAATTTCAATTTCATCCTTGCCGGAGAGGAATATTAAGCATCTAAAATTAACTAAAGAGGAGTTAACCAAGGTCAATCTATTCCACGCTTTATTTTATCAATATTCAAAATTAAATCCGAAGGCTGAAGATTTGGATGCTATAAAAAGCATTCTCGCATTCTATCGGGAGGTGGAAAAAGGGAAAATAGGGTTTTTCCATAAATTCTCATTATCACATAGTCCGTCGCATAGTTTGGAAAATATTCTTTCTGCCAGATTACAAGAGGGGAATGCACTATTAAAAAAGAATTCCCTTTCCTTATTGACGTACGCACTTTTATTTTTGGACGTTATGGCTTACAAGCACTGGCTTCATGACCCAAAAAATATTAAAGAGGTATATCAACATTTGGAAGAAAGGGTGCTTAACTATTGCTTTTACTCATTAAAATCGAAACAGAAAAAGTCGAAATACGATAAATTGCTAATAGAACTTTACGAGTCTTCAAATGAGTACGTTACTAGTGGAAATACAGTGCAAGATGGGACTTTATCCAACAGAAATACAAATCTAAACAAGTTTAGTGCTATTGGGAAAAAGTACATTCTCGATATGTGCTGTTTAACTATTTGGGAAGATTTTAAACTGGATGAAACCGAGCACAGGTATTTGCTTCAAATAGTTGACATATTGGAACTTAACAAAAAAGAGTTTGAACGCAGTCTAGGGGAGTTAAGTGACTTTTCCGAAAAATACACCAATAAGATTGTTCTCTTCGATTATACCAGCCCGGTAAAACAATTTTACAAACAGTCCGCCTCAACCGTAAAATTGTTGATAATGCGAAACAAAGATCGCCTTGTTAGAGAATTGGAAGAAAGCGGCGAGTTGATGGTTCTATTGGGCCAATCTACGCTTCGGGATCTTTCCGTAGAGGAGAAATCCAAAGTAAAAGACCAGCTTTTGGATATTTGCAAGACTATTCCGAGTCTTACCATTTTTCTGCTTCCAGGAGGAAGTGTACTCATGCCACTATTGGTGAAGTTTATTCCGAAACTTTTACCCTCAGCCTTTCAGGATAACCGTATTGATACGAAAAAATGA
- a CDS encoding DUF4331 family protein → MKNIKYYQLVLLICVSMLLVKCYDEDTFGVPIYQERCSDGIQNGDETGIDCGGSECEPCSVESEFAGKYRQVDQMGRPAVNMLFNIDGLRDSLNVTVPYKMQGIFQQTFENRIMVLDTTYTTNVLGLNAEEMAAIFSKDVLWVAENGPTSYYDGSNILTGRGLGEDVMDANLLWIFGGPDGNKNNDDPLLIQDGVPSNDAPFLNTFPYLAPPF, encoded by the coding sequence ATGAAAAATATAAAATATTATCAACTCGTTTTATTAATCTGCGTTTCAATGCTTTTGGTTAAATGCTATGATGAAGATACATTCGGAGTTCCGATATACCAGGAAAGATGCTCTGACGGGATCCAAAATGGGGATGAAACAGGTATTGATTGCGGCGGAAGTGAGTGTGAACCCTGTTCGGTGGAATCGGAATTTGCCGGAAAGTATAGGCAAGTCGACCAAATGGGACGTCCCGCGGTAAATATGTTGTTTAATATTGATGGTCTCCGTGATAGTTTGAATGTTACCGTGCCTTATAAAATGCAGGGTATTTTTCAGCAAACGTTTGAAAATAGAATAATGGTATTGGACACTACGTATACAACCAATGTTTTGGGATTAAATGCAGAAGAAATGGCTGCAATATTTTCTAAAGATGTACTATGGGTTGCTGAAAATGGCCCTACAAGTTATTACGATGGATCCAATATTTTAACTGGTCGTGGTTTGGGAGAGGATGTAATGGACGCGAACCTATTATGGATTTTTGGAGGACCAGATGGCAATAAAAACAACGATGACCCTTTGTTGATTCAAGATGGTGTTCCCAGTAATGATGCGCCATTTCTAAATACATTTCCTTATTTGGCGCCGCCCTTTTAA
- a CDS encoding DUF4331 family protein — protein MIKSKLFAVISSVGLIFLAIVLISGDHNDAPSLRGTKADIADFYAFQAPDSDKLVLVLNLQGLIPAGLPTEQAEFDENVLMEFNIDLNNDLKEDVLIQAIKRRDSMYFFGPFQTNETGLESTINTEIMHKVKISTKEDVFITEENGMKFFAGPREDPFFFDQTQFDAYLAGNAKGGFTDPGTDTYAGTNVLSIVVEVPKAMLGTPVSNVNPFAPGTPTYNMWVETKRKIQ, from the coding sequence ATGATTAAATCTAAATTATTTGCCGTGATAAGTTCTGTGGGGCTTATATTTTTGGCCATTGTTTTGATAAGTGGCGACCACAATGACGCGCCATCTCTTCGGGGAACCAAAGCAGACATTGCCGATTTTTATGCATTTCAAGCCCCAGATTCAGATAAATTGGTTTTAGTCCTAAACCTTCAGGGATTGATACCGGCAGGATTGCCTACAGAGCAAGCTGAATTTGATGAAAATGTTTTGATGGAATTCAACATAGACCTAAACAATGATCTAAAGGAAGACGTGCTTATACAAGCAATAAAAAGAAGGGATAGCATGTATTTCTTCGGACCCTTCCAGACTAACGAAACAGGGCTAGAAAGTACCATTAATACCGAGATTATGCACAAGGTAAAAATCTCGACTAAAGAAGATGTTTTTATTACTGAGGAAAATGGAATGAAATTCTTTGCCGGCCCGCGCGAGGATCCTTTCTTTTTTGATCAAACTCAATTTGACGCTTATTTGGCTGGAAATGCTAAAGGAGGATTTACCGATCCGGGAACCGACACTTATGCTGGCACCAATGTTTTATCGATAGTTGTAGAAGTCCCCAAGGCTATGCTTGGTACTCCGGTGTCTAACGTCAATCCGTTTGCACCTGGCACGCCAACTTATAATATGTGGGTAGAGACAAAAAGAAAGATTCAATAA